tcttgttctAAATATGCCTGTCAAGATTTTTTTGGTATATAAAGTATTGTTacaatgaatgacattttagtgggtgtcttctataaatcatggtaaaaatagTATGTATGCATGTAATAGTAATGTATGATCAAATTTAACAGGACACATTCTAATAAtgtatgggggaaaaaattacctttttgtctttgacccatacattttaaataactgttacataaaatataatattttcatttttcaataattataaatatataatgtatgtcaTGTTTTCATTAATATGTGTATGAACCCATCAAGGCCAAATTACTCATGAAatcaaacagaaatgttttttcttctttactgAACGCTCTGTCTTTCTGCTCCTCCACCAGTTCATTTATGTCAATCAGTCATTTGCTCCATCCCCAGACCAAGAAGTGGGTGTGCTTTTCGaggtatgattttattttttgtgccaaATGCTACTCTGCCCCATCTGGCTTagtaagaaaatattatttagactGAAATAATTTCAGATTGCCATTTTCACAGTAGTGCAGCCACTGCTGACAAATGCTGATTAGCAAGTATtaatcttaaaatgtttaaagatcTGCTTATTTTCTGACTATTTAAGTAAAATTGAAGctccaaaaaaataacaatcatcTGAACAAGTTTCTGTTCTAACTTTACCAGTATAATTTATAATGGTTATAATAGGTTATGCCATGATAATGCCATTTTAGTTTCCTTAATTTCCATGAAGAGAAAGTGTTTTGCTGATTGACTTGGTAAACCTTGTTGTTTTGCtctgttttacagtgttttggaAGTGATGGTAAACTAGTTCTCCATTACTGCAAGTCACAGGCCTGGGGATGattgtgcaactttttttttctcccactttCTCCCTTTCATTTATACACCTTCATACATACAGTATCAAAAACATCACTCACACATCATGactgtttttaaaacttattgatttttcatgtgttgttttttttgtaaataataaaatgtaaataatattgtaaaacaatgcAGTCAGTGTCTCATGGGACTTTTTGAGATGGAAATCATACGAACACCAAATAATTTTAGCAACAAATTTTGAtgcatgtttttcatgtttaagctCATGTTGAAGTGATTTAAAAGGACAAGGAAAATATGTGATTCTCAGTAGTACAGAGTGATTACTTTTCACAGGATGGGTGGGTAATGTCCCAGGACAGAACAGGTCACATGTAAGGGTTGGTAGAGATGTACAGGGGTGTGAAGTACAGGTGGGACAGAGGAATGTTTAAAAAGGCATGGTGGAGCAATGTAAAAGAAGACAGGCTAGAAAGATGGAGACGGCGCTAACAGATGGACTGAAGAGGGATTATGGATGCTCTTGGTAGAGTGTGACACCATTTTCAAGGAAAGGCAGGAAAAGGAGGAGATTTGGGCAGGATTGTACCAAAAAAGGGGAAAAGCAGAAATAATCACAAAAGGATAAGAAGGGAAACTGCATGCTGAACCAAAGAGACGAGGACCTTCTGTGTTTAACAGCTGCACAGAAGGtggaataaaatacaaattcatgGATCGAAATAGGGAATTATTATTACGATGGACATGATGTAAGAAGATTAATGTGCACAGGTAAAAATCAGCTTTTTAATGCAGAATAATTGttgattttcttgtaaaactgcatatataataatgcaatgcataAAAGGTGTTGCTTTCAGATCATGATGCAATTTAAAGGAAAACCATTTGGTTGTactcttaaataaatatttgatcaaacattTTTGATTAGCAGGCATTTTGTCTTTCATATCACtaacaaacacattcaaatgattttaaatttagaCTCTATATTCcaataaactgtaaaaagtgGAAATGTGCAGTTGTTGCCTTAAAAAACTATTTCCAGTTGATCTAACCCTTGAAAATGAATTTGGTTGATGTAACCCGcagtaatgtattttaaaatcaaatgtttataaaactccatattttatgtaaaaaataaatacataggtattcttaaaaaaagaaacatgcacaCCTACAAAGCCCAAACAGATTAAAACAGATTATTAGAGGATTACAAGTAAAGTTAGACTTAATGCAAGAGCTTAACTAATAATTTCATCACGTAACTTCAAACGTAATCCTTTGAATTCCCTCTTTTtccttttctcatttttaatccCATTCAGAGCcgcactgaaaataaataatagtttcaCATCATTTATTCAGCATTACGTAAACATGCTTTTATCTCTGGATTACAGTtttgctcataagtttacataccccttgcagaatatgcaagatattaatcattttaacaaaataagggattataaaaattgcatgtatatttttgtattttagtactATCTACATTTAGACAAATGTTTGTCCTGAGCGGTTCAGAAATATTCTccacattctttggtttttttgCATATCTGAACTCTTTCCAACAGCAACTGTGTGATTTTTAGATGTAAAACCTTTTGGATATATAAATGTGGTTGTAAACTTTTAGAATTGGATGTTTGGGGCTgaacttattttgtattttgggaAACATAAAAGTCTTAAGTAGCTTTTAAAGGGCAGTACCAAATAATAGGCATTGAATACTAAATATAGTGCTAAAAATAAgatacaaaaacaagaaaaaaattgcacatccccagctcttaatgcactGTATTTCCTTCTAGAGCATCTGTGattgttttcaccttttgtagtAGTTGTAatgaatgtataattttgagatccatctttttaaAATGAGGACAGTTAAAAGTATATACATTgtaaaaagatggatctcaaaatcgtacagtcattgttggaaatgGTTataatatgcagaagatgctagAATAATATGCAAAGAATGTGAaggagctgaaggatttttctgatgTTCTGCAGCAGTTGAACTGCTCcagacaaacaagggactcattaaCAACTTTCTCATAACATAACAAACAGTCACTGATTAACCaagtaaaaacacacattattaagATATAATAATCCCTCTTTTTTGTTAAAATTCCTAAAATCTTGAATATTCAGCAAGGGCATGAATACTTGTGAGCGGAACTGAAAATGATTGATATTAGAAGGAGCAATGGTAACAATCATAAGGCTCCTTAGTTTAATCAGACTGAAATTAAAGGAAGTTTATTAACCTCTGATTTGCCTATAGATTGCGAAGCAACATAAATCACAAATAGGGCCTATAAAGTAGGCTACTCAGATAATATCTAataaagcagtttaatgtgattAAGTGATGATTTCTGTTACAGCATTAGTAAGtgacatcaaataaaaatatataaaacaaaaaaaaaaaatctaaaaaacataaaaataaaataataatccatgTAATGATATATTAGTGCCAGGAAGCATTAACACAAAAAGTCCAGTGCTAGGATGTACCTGTAATATGTCTTTTTAGAACTCTTCAAggacattttgattttctttgtgtCTTTGGATAAAAGACATCTGTCCAGAACAAAGTGTAACATATAAGCCTGTGACATATGCTGTTCTTTCCTCTCTTACTAAGGTTCTTCCCTGATCTGACCCTCtcctttaataaatccacatcTTTATTTATCCTACCATCTGTTACAGGGAACTCTTACTCATTTCTGCATTATATAATTTTCTCAATTTCATTCTCATCCCAAAAGATTTCTTGTTCTTGGTTACTGATCCTTGTTTGCCCTTTATAAACCAACTCTGCCTTCACTTTGGGTAGCATGTTGGACCACATGTCCAGGCGTTCTCGCTCCCTACTTTCTCTTTTCCTGACCTCCCTTGCCCTCGCGTTATCTGTGCTGGCTTTCTGTACATCTTACTGGTGTGAAGGAACGCACAAGGTGGTCAAACCTCTCTGCTTGTCACCTGTCAAGATGAAGAACTGCGGCCAGAACAACAGTGAACCTTACGCTACAGGTATGATGTAGTCTTCTGGTTTGATATCACCTGTGTGATAAATCACATTCATGCTGATATTCAGACCAATGTCACAATTTAAGTatggcattaaagggatagttcacccaaaaatttaaatttgctgaaaatgtactcacccttgttgccatccaagatgtagatgagtttggttcttcattagaacagatttggataaattaaccattgcattacttgctcaccaatggatcctcttaagtgaatgggtgccgtcagaatgagagtccaaacagctgataaaaacatcaaaatgatccATAGGTTATCCACAAAATTcagcaaaaagctgtgtttgtaataaaaaaatttatcttTATGCTgcttttaacttaaaaccatgGCTCATTCATTAAAAtggttgccacctactggcgtaataATGTAGCCTGCgaaaagattaaaagaaaaatccCCACTACTAATGCTACTAATGATACAAACACTGACTGTACCATGCACTCATTCATGTTACTGTCAGGCTAATTGGTCGTCCTCTTTTCTCTTCAGAAAACCCCACCCCAGATCCACGGAACCCGCTACCAACATTATCACCAAAGCGAAGGGAGGAACTAGCCAAGATTCGACAAAGACAGTTGGCTAATGCAGTGCACTACATTTGGGAGACAGGAGAAGACAAGTATACCTTCAGATATTTCCACACAGGATTTTGGGAGTCCTGTGAAAAACATGCTGATGGTAAGAAAACCTCTCATCAAAAGAGATAAAAgttatagttcatccaaaaataaaaagtctgtcaCCTTAAGGTATCTACTCACCTTATGTTGCTTCCAACCTATCATGTTCTTTTTATCGATGgaccacaaaaggagatgttaggctgGATTTTCATGCTGTTCTTTCCCGTATAATGAAACTGAAAGTTGTCCATTTTCATTCCACCATATTCTTTGTCAAATTTGGTGAATTGGTCACACTAAACCAAGGGTTCTTGAAGTCCACtttcctgaagagtttagctctaaccttgatcaaactcacctgcctgtatctctCTAGTAACCCTGACTTTGATTAGTCTTTTCCCTTCACAAATTTATCAAATGTAGTCTTCAGAGGACTTGGTATGTAGTGCACAAATTGTATGAAtcacatttatggtgcttttgtcattttaattgacAGTCCCTACTCAccttttactgttatttcataGAAAAGAGCTGCAGGAACATTCTGtcaaatttctccttttgtatttcatggaagaaagaaagtcataagaGTTTGAACCATGATGGTAAATGACAAATTTCATATCTGAGAAAACTGTTcctgtcattttcattaaaattacagtttttacaatcaTTTCGGCTCTAATTTTAGAGaatgtgtcattaaaaaaaaaacaaaaaaacataattacttgTAACACAGACTGTcctacagagccccgcacatggcatacaggaaaaaaaaaaatagtaggataaatcatgtgcacgatttactatttcgttccctcgatttacttaatcgtgcacatgatttataaatcgaaggaactaattagtaaattgtgcacacaatttatttattttttcttgcatgtcatgtgcgtgGCTCTGTACTGTCCAATGTTCAAGGCAAAGCATTGTACATTCATATCTTGATATATTCATATCTTaagtaattgtaaaaataaagaggtaatttaaaaaatcatcaaaattgcacatctatttaaaatgcattatatatcatTGATTTATCAAAAACATATTGTTGAGTGTGTCAGGCATTGGATTTCATTGGTATTCTTTTTCATGCTGCTACATTACAGGAGAACGATGTCGCCGGTTCTTGGATCTTACTCCTGGAGAGACTCATGGTAAgattgcagtgtgtgtgtgtgtgtgtgcttgaaatGATCTCTGCAGAATGATATAACCAATGATGTATGTAGGTGTAACTGTGCCTGCAAGGCTTTTAGtatttgtacagtatgtgctcATATAAGTGCATGTGCTCCTCTCTGCCTGCTGCAGGTGTTCTGTGGTTGTCAATGATTGCTGAGTTCATGTACATCAGTTTGTTGGGCATGGGCTTCCTACTATTGTGGGTGGAAGTGTTGTGTGCTCATAAAGAAATGCATGCACTCAAAATCAACGCTTTCGCAGCCATATGTACAGTTCTCTCAGGTAAGATAGTGGTCCTTGGTTCCCTCTTGTGGTCAAATTTAATATcgcattattgttattatatattgttttgatttccccctacttttttctttcaggaCTGTTAGGGATGGTGGCTCATATGATGTACACCACCGTATTTCAGCTAACTGTGATTGTGGGGCCCAAAGACTGGAGACCTCAGACATGGGACTATGGCTGGTCATTTGCGTGAGTAGTAcacttacaaaatattttcaccCAGTTTATGTATATTAAAGTTTGGCTTGATTGTGATTTGCTTAAAGTGGTAGTTTCCTTATATGAACTTTATAGATGTTTACaaattttcctctttcttttgcATGGTCCTTTCACTCACTTCTCGACTCCAAGGCTTGCATGGGTGTCTTTCAGCTGCTGCATGGGTGCTGCAGTTATGACTCTTAATTCTTACACAAAAACAGTCATTGAGCTACATCACCGCCAGAGGCTTCGATTAGAGGAGGCCCGTGCTACAAGCCATGCTCCGTCCTACGATGAGGTGGTCCCAGGTGGAGGGCTGTACTCCGTCAGTGGCCTATTGCAGTGCCCAAATGGGATGATAGACTCTATGTGGGCATCCAATGGGAGCATGGGACCAGTGCAAGAGAGGGATGTGCCCACCCTGGTACTGGTTGGAGGATGCGGACAAGATTCGTGTGAGgactgtgagagagagatggatgagaTGAAGGAGGCCATGAACGGAATAGATTCTCCTTGCTAATCGTGGATGATGTGAGTTGAGGAgctagttcactcaaaaatgaaaaattatgttattatttagtccccatcatgtcatttcaaacctatatggccttcttttgtctgtggaacacagaagaaaataacTTGAAGAATGGTAGTaatcaaacagatttttttttaccactgatGCCcagttgagtgttttttttttttttttttttttaaaggggtcattaactgcctttttattattttgtactgttctctgaggtccccttataatgttatcaagattttcacattaaaaaacatcataatttagaagtgataggctattttctgtcctgttttaaccgccctcatcagaaaGCTGTGTTTGAATAGCtgtggcggattgtagactcTGAAGTAAACACCTGCTGCTATGATTGGCtgacagttgtgtatgtttgacagcctacgtCCTTCACAGATgtacgctgctgtgatttaggtttaaaatgcataaatactcataTTACACAATCTGTTTAACCAACAAAGCAATAATGACCACATTACGAAAATAGTTACTCGCACCTTTGTGTTGTGACATTACTGTCGGATTCAATATAGccggcacagcatcgtcttttagtctTAATCTTTCCAAAAATACCATgtcaaattgtgccttgtttgtaaacgaatccacGGTAAAATGAAGTTCTTATTGACACTGTCTAGAACTTCATTAAAAAGTAAGTTAATCCACTCTTGGAAATGCAGATACTGTTTTTTCCCATAACTTGCACAGCATATTGTTTTCTTCAGagccatctttatcatttggtttctgcgtagacctATGTGTTCACCTCTCTCATAACATGCACGAATcaatgggcggggctaaacaggcattGATCGTCTTCTGCAGAGGTggagtttagccacactattacatcattgAGTGACACATTCCACAAGCTCTCATTTGTGGCAGACTGggttcaatataagctgtttttagactaactaGAAAGTTAGAGTTCTGAAACTTGGATGTGTTTATAGTACAATGACTGTCATTTTCTGTAATATCTCATATTTTCTTCTGTATTctattgtttcttttatttggttTAGAATTGACACCCAAaccataacaaataataaataataagaaaaaaaaaaataaaaaaaaaataataataatgtaaatgttaatgtaaaattcTAAAGCATTGCTTGAAATAACTACTAAATGTGGAATTGTTGCAACCCTCAAATGGTGTGATTATTTgagttatgttttttttccacacttctgAAAGCAGAACTGTATGATAATGTCTTTAACCACTGTATACTTATAGCGTCCCTTGTATTTTCATCAGTTGTcttaaatttaagttaattattactaatatttaatatggCAAAACAAAGaataagatgatattttaaagaaatccaaaatgagaaatgaagagagagaggcTGCACTAGGAAGTTGGagattttaaagtcttttttgcAATGTCGGACAGGCGATTATGTCAGTAATCCTACCTTGGACTAAAACAGTGAGGGAATTGACGGTTAGTAAACAGTGTCATAAAGAGCTTTTCTCTCTAACAAAATATTGCAAACCTGCTCATATACAGACTCACATTTACCTGTGTGCCAATGTATATATCTGGCCCAGCTTTGCCATGCATTGACAACACACAAAGATAATCCAGGAGTATGGGTAAACATTGCCACGGCATGTTAAACCTCTGGTCTGCTAGCAGACCGTTAGAGATTATTGTGCTGCCCATTCCAGCGGATCACTTGAACTTTTCCCCTCAACTAATTATTTACATACAAATTCACACGTACAGACACAGAACAGAGAAAATCTAAGTAGCTCATACAGTTTCAGTTTTATTCCACAGCATATGACATCAAAAAACTGATTTGCATAATATGAATGGCAAAGGTTGTTGTATTATCATGCTGGAAGATAAGTCTAGTGGCTTTATTGGCTTTATTTATACATCTGTAATTTACTTCATTTGCAAGAAAAACATGAATGATCCTGTTCTCACTTTGattcataaagaaaaataatatttgctttCAGTATCATCATTTCATCTGCCAAAAACTCTTCTTCAGTCTACATACAGAATATCACACATTTCAACATTTGTTCCCAGATGTGACACTTTCCTATCACTTCAATCTATCATCATTCTGTCTGTCAGGACTCACTCAAACATATTGAGGTTAATGGGCTTTCAGATATTTACAGAATGACTCGTGTTGCACTAATACAAGAAACAGGACAGACGTGCCCGGATTAAAGGggtaaaagttaaaaacaaacaaaatggggaaaaaagaaatcGGGGGAAAACACTTGACCAAAGGAAATGATATGACAGGAAATACAgttattgttcttgttttattattatttttggggcTCATATTGAATAAGGTGGATCGCGCCTTCATTGTCAAGAATGCCTTGAATAAACTCACCCTCGGCCAATCgctctgaaaagaaaaaagaaaaaaacactcactGTCACTGGACAAACTCACATATTCAGTCTTTTAACAGCagcattttgacattaatttactATGGCACCAACTTTGATTTGTAATAAAGGTAGgaaatgcaaacaaatatttaaatagcaCACTTGAATCTTTTATCATATGTCCATGAATGAcagatattattaaatatatgaaatatatgaacaGTAAAGGGTTAAATTACAACTATAtgtaaaaacaaatcaacataaaaacacaatattaccATTATCTTTTTTATCGAAGAACGACCACAGTTTGTCTGCTCTCTTCTCGGGAGTGTTCTCGTCTGCTGGAAGATTTTCCTGCTCTTCTTTGGGGATCAGCTTAAAGATAGCCTGAGGATCGACAAGATGGAAAAAAAGTGGAGGTGAGGAGGGAAGAAAGCAATAACAGACTAATACTAACAATAATGATATGTGCAATAATTTCTAAAACCTCTCTATCTATCATTTACATTCTGGTCATTCATGagaaaaacagcttataaatcagTGATCTTTTTGAAAATCCAAAATAGCAGAacgttttgtgtgaggggtagggttagaGTAAGAGAAAAGAAAGCAGTTTGTATAATATAGAAACCATTAtatgtctatggaatgtccccgtAAAACAtgaaaaccagtgtgtgtgtgtgtaattattttatactaaTAATATAGTCTAGCCACCATTTCCAATTCTTACAGCATTTTCCCCCAAACACACCAAAACTAAACACCTCATCTCAATGCAGGCAACCTAATTCCTGTATTTACCCAAACATTATTAATTTTCAGACAAAATGTAGTTGAGAGTGAAAATCCCTGTGACAGGCACATCCATTAGTTAATTGGAGTGTTAAGTGAATGACCATCTGCTCTTCTGATGATGCTTGTCTGGAGGTAATCATCATAGATTAGGACCACTAATGCCAAGGGGAATCTACATAGACTTTAGTTTTTCCTGACCACTGCTGACCTGAATCTGAGTGGTCCAGTGAGCCGAGGAGATGTTTATCTCAGACACATAGGAATAATACAGATTAAAGGCAGTGCCAAAGCTCCTgcaaaaccacaaaacatggCCTCAGCACAGCTCAGTCTTTAATGCTCTTTTGCATTCAGTCACTGGCACGATGACAGTGACATTTATACTTATAAACCACCAAACTAGTGATAACAAAGCCTGAGTATAAGGTCAAATGCTGATCTGACCTCATGTGTGTAGCTGTGTTAACATTTGATACATCCATAAATGCCTAACAATAGTAAACAATGCACTGAAAATAGAACTGTATTCCctgattatatactgtattttaataaagaaacatagaataaacttttttttcttgtgtttgtctCGCTGGATATATACTGTGTAATTTAAGCGACATGTTCCCACTGTTTACTGTGACTTCTGCAACCCACTTATCCAGCATCTTTCtaaaaaaaagcatcttatttTGTAATCCCCCCATCGACCTGTCTCTGTGCTAATGGCTGTCTGCATTTGAAAAGGCCTCTGTGTACGTTTATTGTTCAAGGTAAACCATTTATCGGATGAATTATTCTGGGATGTGACCGATTGCATTAGCCATGCTCCGAGGCAACGGCTTGTTAAGTCAAAGCTCATAAGACATTTGGCTTCTTTCTTTTTACTGAGGCcttgtgttctgtgtttgtttagtATTGCTGACTGAACAAAACTCACAGAAAATAGAgagaaaatttaattatatattctgTGATTATATATGTGATGCATCATCAAGAGAAAGATTAGAATGCATTAGAACAAGTCCTATATAAGGGagactggggcaagttgtcactaGGGCTATATTTCAGTAACTGTAAGGATTTGAGTCAAATGTCAAGTTacacaaatatgtttttcaatTTGGTATCAAACATCTTCAATACTGTCTTAAATCAGactaatttcctttaaaaaaaaaacatactttaagtTTGTTTCATTACGTATACTTAAGTGAAGTTCAACTACTAGAATGCGTGTAGTAAATATACTAATATGGATGTACAagaagtatacttgtaagtgtactatttcaatactacttgggactaaattggcccatgttttaatttataaaagtatacttttaagcaTACTTTTAAGATTTCCCAGACCCTGTGTTTTCTTTCACACACCTAGTCCTACATTTAACAGTAGACTCATACTAAACTAATACACTAATGTATACTAATATACTTTTAATCACAGTAGTGAACTTTGAGTGAACTAGTCTACAACAAAGTACATAAAACAacaaagtacataaaaagtagactgaaagtaaACTTACCTAATGCATTTTAAGAaatatactaatagcacacttatTATatatagcacacttgaataaatttctttttttgtaagggtttgagagttttgttttaaaaacgttCATTTGTAACAGCttcaaacaagaaaacacaataaaaccacactTGGATGCATTTAGGACAGAATCAACTAATTAAGGcagtttttaactaaaaatgatGAACTGTGATTTCAGGACAATTGAACATCAACATCAAGCTGTCACATTTTTGTCTGAGCATTTTATCAcgtgttttaaatgaatgatttttttatttatttatttttgttatttgtcatttgttttacttgcatttcatTGTTATTGGCTGTTCAATCAATGACAGGTTTCATTGTGACTACTTGCCCCTGTGTGACAACATATAGTATGACAGCATATCCTGCATAAAGGGCCATGTTGTGGCAAAAGATCAACATAcattcaatatcttttttttttgcaaaactgtcAACTAGCTCCAGGCTCCCTACAAAAACTCACTCAT
This genomic stretch from Cyprinus carpio isolate SPL01 chromosome B16, ASM1834038v1, whole genome shotgun sequence harbors:
- the LOC109112608 gene encoding germ cell-specific gene 1-like protein isoform X2, which encodes MLDHMSRRSRSLLSLFLTSLALALSVLAFCTSYWCEGTHKVVKPLCLSPVKMKNCGQNNSEPYATENPTPDPRNPLPTLSPKRREELAKIRQRQLANAVHYIWETGEDKYTFRYFHTGFWESCEKHADGERCRRFLDLTPGETHGLLGMVAHMMYTTVFQLTVIVGPKDWRPQTWDYGWSFALAWVSFSCCMGAAVMTLNSYTKTVIELHHRQRLRLEEARATSHAPSYDEVVPGGGLYSVSGLLQCPNGMIDSMWASNGSMGPVQERDVPTLVLVGGCGQDSCEDCEREMDEMKEAMNGIDSPC
- the LOC109112608 gene encoding germ cell-specific gene 1-like protein isoform X1; protein product: MLDHMSRRSRSLLSLFLTSLALALSVLAFCTSYWCEGTHKVVKPLCLSPVKMKNCGQNNSEPYATENPTPDPRNPLPTLSPKRREELAKIRQRQLANAVHYIWETGEDKYTFRYFHTGFWESCEKHADGERCRRFLDLTPGETHGVLWLSMIAEFMYISLLGMGFLLLWVEVLCAHKEMHALKINAFAAICTVLSGLLGMVAHMMYTTVFQLTVIVGPKDWRPQTWDYGWSFALAWVSFSCCMGAAVMTLNSYTKTVIELHHRQRLRLEEARATSHAPSYDEVVPGGGLYSVSGLLQCPNGMIDSMWASNGSMGPVQERDVPTLVLVGGCGQDSCEDCEREMDEMKEAMNGIDSPC